One genomic segment of Coffea arabica cultivar ET-39 chromosome 6e, Coffea Arabica ET-39 HiFi, whole genome shotgun sequence includes these proteins:
- the LOC113695791 gene encoding uncharacterized protein — protein MAMASSMSDNRFVMGYPSMNNDGNKYSQAPPPPVPGYVLQGAYPPPPPPQPPYFGYPGAPTESKKQVSPSFNVWYNSRNYGPSGWALPEDDSSKRFGRVMLVTMVTLIVSMCMVSLVIWFLFGTQIPEFDVSSLAVSNLNGNDSVITANWDVNITVFKPDTDLRVDFDSVKASIFYKNYPLAAAAVEPFYSHGNRLLSLQIRMDNATAPGKPFLAGEIIENKNGGMLFVSVRLRMEAKFQSGSVWRKETLRVFCEDLKINFSPAGGDGTLAEDSQTECLIFT, from the coding sequence ATGGCCATGGCTTCTTCAATGTCTGATAACCGATTTGTAATGGGGTACCCCTCCATGAATAACGACGGTAATAAGTATTCACAAGCACCACCACCACCAGTACCGGGGTACGTCCTGCAGGGAGCttatcctcctcctcctcctccacagCCCCCGTATTTTGGCTACCCCGGCGCCCCCACCGAATCTAAAAAGCAGGTTTCTCCATCTTTCAACGTGTGGTACAACTCGAGGAATTACGGGCCATCGGGTTGGGCCCTCCCTGAAGACGACAGTAGCAAAAGATTTGGCCGAGTGATGCTGGTGACCATGGTGACTTTGATTGTTAGCATGTGCATGGTAAGCTTGGTGATTTGGTTCCTATTCGGTACACAAATCCCAGAGTTCGATGTTTCATCGCTCGCTGTATCCAATCTCAATGGAAACGATTCCGTAATTACGGCCAATTGGGATGTTAACATTACTGTCTTCAAACCTGACACCGATCTCAGAGTTGATTTTGATTCCGTCAAGGCTTCCATCTTCTACAAGAATTATCCCTTGGCTGCCGCTGCCGTTGAGCCTTTTTATTCGCACGGGAATCGTCTCCTTAGTCTTCAAATTAGAATGGATAATGCCACGGCCCCCGGCAAACCTTTTCTAGCTGgagaaatcattgaaaataaaaACGGAGGTATGTTGTTTGTTAGCGTGAGGTTGAGAATGGAGGCTAAATTTCAATCCGGCTCCGTTTGGAGGAAGGAAACCTTAAGAGTGTTTTGTGAAGATCTAAAGATCAACTTTTCACCCGCCGGAGGAGATGGGACGTTAGCAGAAGATTCGCAGACGGAATGTCTaatatttacttga
- the LOC113696197 gene encoding exocyst complex component EXO70A1-like: METLSERAALIRESMQKAQSVTDSMVSILGSFDRRLSALETAMRPTQLKTHSMRRAHENIDKTLKVAERILAQFDLSRQAEAKILRGPHEDLESYLDAVDQLRSIIKFFGGNKNLQSSVGVVNHANNLLGKSILKLEEEYRQLLNSYSKPVEPDLLFDCLPNTLRPSTGSPAQGDGSGLKSSEHHKKSLEPVVYHPPTLIPPRILPLLHDLAFQLVEGGHHQQLFNIHSEARSFVMEQSLRKLGVERLTKDDVQKMQWEVLEAKIGNWIHFMRIAVKLLFHAEKKICDQIYEGHDSLRDQCFAEATTNSVGMLLSFGEAVAKSKRSPEKLFVLLDMYEIMRELKPEIDIIFGSKYCGEVREAAAVLSKRLAQTAQETFVDFEEAVEKDATKTTVLDGTVHPLTSYVINYVKFLFDYQSTLKLLFQEFGDDDVEEKLASLTTRIMQALQSNLDGKSKQYKDPALTQLFLMNNMHYIVRSVRRSEAKDMLGDDWVQIQRRVVQQHANQYKRISWSKILQCLSIQGAGSGSFGADGGNSNSAVSRSMVKDRFKTFNLLFEELHQRQSQWTVPDSELRESLRLAVAEVLLPAYRSFIKRFGPMIQNGKNPQKYIRYNPEDLERMLAEFFEGKTWNDPRR; this comes from the exons ATGGAAACGTTGAGCGAGAGGGCCGCATTGATTAGAGAGTCTATGCAGAAGGCGCAGTCCGTGACCGATTCCATGGTTTCCATTCTGGGGTCCTTTGATCGCCGTCTATCTGCCCTGGAAACAGCCATGCGCCCCACTCAG TTGAAAACGCATTCCATGAGGAGGGCGCACGAAAACATCGACAAAACATTAAAGGTTGCCGAGCGTATTTTGGCTCAGTTCGATCTCTCTCGCCAG GCCGAGGCTAAGATATTGAGGGGGCCGCACGAGGATCTGGAAAGCTACTTAGATGCAGTTGATCAGTTGAGGAGCATCATTAAGTTTTTTGGTGGTAACAAGAACCTTCAGAGTAGTGTTGGAGTGGTCAACCATGCCAATAATTTACTCGGAAAATCTATCTTGAAGCTAGAAGAAGAATACCGTCAGCTTTTAAACTCTTACAG CAAGCCTGTGGAACCTGATCTTCTGTTTGACTGCCTACCTAATACTTTGCGACCATCAACTGGATCGCCTGCTCAAGGCGATGGTAGTGGCTTAAAATCATCAGAGCACCACAAAAAGAGTCTAGAACCTGTTGTTTACCATCCTCCAACTCTCATTCCACCAAGAATACTACCTCTGCTACATGACTTAGCCTTTCAATTGGTTGAAGGTGGCCATCACCAGCAATTGTTTAATATACACAG TGAAGCCCGATCCTTTGTCATGGAACAGAGCCTAAGGAAACTAGGAGTGGAGAGACTAACTAAGGATGATGTACAAAAGATGCAATGGGAAGTCCTAGAAGCAAAAATCGGAAATTGGATTCATTTTATGCGGATTGCT GTCAAACTTTTATTTCAtgcagaaaagaaaatttgtgaTCAGATTTATGAGGGTCATGATTCACTCAGGGATCAATGTTTTGCAGAGGCTACCACAAATAGTGTAGGCATGCTCCTAAGTTTTGGAGAGGCTGTTGCCAAAAGCAAAAGATCTCCTGAAAAGCTATTTGTTCTTCTGGATATGTATGAGATAATGAGAGAACTTAAGCCAGAG ATTGATATAATCTTTGGAAGTAAATATTGTGGTGAAGTGCGAGAAGCTGCTGCAGTCTTAAGCAAGCGTCTAGCTCAGACTGCTCAAGAGACTTTTGTAGATTTCGAAGAAGCTGTTGAAAAAGATGCAACAAAAACTACTGTTCTTGATGGAACTGTGCATCCATTGACTAGCTACGTGATTAACTATGTGAAATTTTTGTTTGA CTATCAGTCGACACTGAAGCTACTTTTCCAAGAGTTTGGTGATGATGATGTGGAGGAGAAGTTGGCATCTTTAACAACTCGTATAATGCAGGCTCTTCAGAGTAACCTGGATGGGAAATCTAAGCAGTATAAAGATCCTGCTTTGACTCAATTATTTTTGATGAACAACATGCACTACATAGTAAGATCTGTGCGAAG GTCAGAGGCAAAGGATATGTTAGGAGATGACTGGGTACAGATACAGAGAAGGGTTGTCCAGCAGCATGCCAATCAATACAAAAGGATTTCTTGGTCCAAG ATTCTCCAGTGTCTCTCCATTCAGGGAGCTGGGAGTGGTTCCTTTGGAGCTGATGGTGGCAATAGCAACAGTGCAGTGTCAAGGTCAATGGTGAAAGACAGGTTTAAGACATTCAATCTGCTATTTGAGGAACTTCATCAAAGGCAATCTCAATGGACGGTGCCAGACAGTGAGCTACGTGAATCTTTGAGGCTGGCGGTTGCTGAAGTCCTTTTGCCTGCCTATAGATCTTTCATTAAACGTTTTGG GCCCATGATTCAAAATGGCAAAAATCCCCAGAAGTACATCAGATACAATCCCGAGGATCTTGAAAGAATGCTAGCCGAGTTCTTTGAAGGGAAAACCTGGAATGATCCAAGACGATAA
- the LOC113696201 gene encoding uncharacterized protein, translated as MADYFQINPQELDGDGELWKLLPSDIFPFDHQITSSNLNHPTYSCYNHYNYSLAQQQLSCMGFEDRLSQSLAALSFSQDSGLSPPSHGFVTPPPNLRRFRPAVQCVCRAGSLPVRCLVCDGCLSGTNHVRTGFRNEAFSTGDLPVYPCHFMNSNPNPVLSLSERFIEQQRLIRSFLERQRRSTANRVVENRFVPFSGGCGGNRIGHGTGDYGGTGVFLPRIPANSSSATSADRMNDHPKRRQGARSRHGEEAQILPPRNSFMNMAQMKKQEVSPDMGLPAEWTY; from the exons ATGGCCGATTATTTCCAAATAAACCCGCAAGAATTGGATGGTGATGGAGAGCTCTGGAAACTTCTCCCCTCTGATATTTTCCCTTTTGATCATCAAATTACCTCTTCCAACCTTAACCATCCAACCTACTCCTGCTATAACCACTACAACTACTCTCTTGCTCAGCAGCAGCTTTCATGCATGGGCTTTGAAGACCGCCTTTCTCAAAGCTTAGctgctctctctttttctcaaGATTCTGGACTCAGCCCACCATCACATGGCTTCGTCACACCTCCTCCAAACTTGCGA CGGTTTAGACCGGCGGTTCAGTGCGTTTGCCGTGCCGGTTCATTACCCGTCCGATGCCTTGTGTGCGATGGATGTCTGTCTGGAACTAACCATGTCCGTACTGGGTTCAGAAATGAAGCTTTTTCGACCGGTGATCTACCGGTTTACCCCTGTCACTTTATGAATTCCAATCCAAACCCGGTTCTTTCTCTG TCAGAACGCTTTATTGAACAACAAAGACTAATAAGGAGTTTTCTGGAGCGGCAGAGGCGGTCTACTGCGAATCGGGTAGTGGAGAACCGGTTTGTTCCATTTTCAGGCGGTTGTGGGGGAAATAGGATTGGTCACGGGACAGGAGATTATGGGGGGACGGGGGTTTTTCTACCTCGCATACCAGCCAACAGCAGTTCCGCAACTTCAGCTGACCGTATGAATGATCATCCCAAGAGAAGACAGG GTGCCAGGAGCAGACATGGAGAGGAGGCTCAGATTCTACCTCCGAGGAACAGTTTCATGAATATGGCTCAAATGAAAAAGCAAGAAGTTTCTCCTGATATGGGCTTGCCTGCGGAATGGACCTATTGA